Below is a window of Malus domestica chromosome 13, GDT2T_hap1 DNA.
AACTACAAGGCTAATAACCTTAGCTATTGTTGTCGCATGATGGCTTTCATCGTAGGAGTTCCTAAATAAAGTCAAAATTATTGTGGCATTAAATTTGGTTGGCCACATTTTATCCAACTTCAACTTTCTCGAAGCCTTTACGTTATTCAACTCTTTCGAAAGTGTTGAAAATTTCATAAATGCTAGTTGCTCATCTCATAAATTCATAATAAGGACATATCACCCTTTGCACTTTCACACACATGCGCGCGCACATAAGAATTTGTTTTCACATCAAATCAATTTGTTTTTTGGCATGATTTTTCAGTTCTGCGAGATATGAACGTGTATTGATCAGTTAAACCATCCAATAATTAAAGTTTAGATGTGAACGTGTATTTTTAAGGGGTTACGGGTTAGCTCTTGAACATGTGTAAAAAAAATAGCCATTATCAAGTTAGGGACAACTTGCATTCATCATATGGTGTACCATCTTATTCATTCCTTGCGATTAACATTTTTTTACAACGTAAATTTTATAATCAAAATAAtgtattttcttgattattatttaaaaatcttCTCTATGAAAATTCATTTAAACTCGAGATTGTTTGGTCATCTATATGTATCAAATAAATGGATAACATTCATAAATTTGTTGCTTGATACTAACATCGTTGATTTGTTTAGGTAACTCAACGATATCcgatttgattaaaattttatagaaataatcATTAAATAAGGATTAAGAAAATATACTATTtcgattttgaaatttttataattaacgTACATTGGTTTCAAGGGTCAAGACACCTTAAGAAGTGAATGCAAATATTTTTCTAAAATTAATGAAGATTGAGAAAATACATATATGGTTACGATCATGAAATTTGTCTCAATTTTTCCTAATCATCATCGGATTTTTCCAAAGCCCCATAGCCAATTACGATTTTCTTCTAAGTAAAAGCATACCTTCGAGAATCCATCTATTCAAAAAACCAATAGCAACAAACTGTCTATATTATCAtataccaaaagaaaaaaaaactttaacagACAACACTAATTCGGAGCAGAACACTCTCTAGCATCTTTATTTACGTAGATTGATTAATtggttcttttttattttttgttaacatATTCAATCCGCCCTGGACTAATTAGATCATGGACGGAAAGGATTAAATCCGGTCTGCACCGCCTTCTCCAAAGGCCAAAAGAGTGGCGTAGGGAGATTATCCcactcataccaatcccaaccATCACACATGTTTGGCTCCATATTACGAGGTTCTTGATCTTCATCTGCTAACACTGCTCTGGTGACAATCGCCACGTAGTGGCACGGCTTCGCTTCCTCTAGGAACACATGGTTTGTGACCGTCAGCAATTCTATATTTTTAATGTCCAAGTCAGTTTCTTCCTTCAGCTCTCTTGCTGCACACTCCTCAAAGCTCTCACCTGCACAAACACAAAATACAAATTGAATATCCCACATTGAAGCAATAGGTTTTGAAAAATAAACGAATTTTACATCGAACAATTGACAGAATAAAgtacaatatataataatagTTCATTTCTAATACTAATGAGATGTCTTTTGTTACAAAATTATCAAACTTCTCGTGTTGTGAAATTGGTAAGATACAAATATTTGTGATACAATATCTGTATTAGTGTTGTGCAGGTATTCAAATGAAAGAGTGATTTACCGAACTCGAGGTGACCACTGGGGAGGGAAAACTTGGAGTCACCAATGGAGGAACGACGGCGTCCTAAGAGCACCTTCTTCCCTTTCAACAGGCACACCACAACCACCACTCTCGGCGCCGCAATCCCGTTTTGCATGTTTTGTGTTTGCTCAACCATGCTTTTTGTGTCTTTGTTTGCACTGGATGTCGTAGCCTAACCGCCTCTCCTTCTATATATAGTGGACTGCTCAGTGAGTCAGTCAATCCTGAAGATGAAAACTTGGTCCAAAACTTCATGACTGATTATTGTAGTACTATGTTGTTTACAACATTTTTTGCCCGTGTGAACTGACTAAATGTGAATGCTAACCAATACTTACGTACGGTTTCTAATTTTTCTTGGATAGCTCTTGGACAAGTGTCACAAGAATAAGCTGATATCAAGTTAGGGACAGACGGATCTCTTTCACCTAATCATTCTCATTAAACAATTCAagcctttaaaatttgattcaacggctaaagttattataacttttaaaatgggTCTGTAtttttaaccgttagatcaaatttcaagagtcaaaattattttatgagaaaaattaGGTGGAAGAAATCCGAAAATGATCATTTTCCGTTAAGGACAACTTGCATCCAACACATGGGTGTGCCATCTTACTCAGCCTTTGCAACTAacatattttaatcatttaaatcTCATAATACACGGTTCCGACAAGGGCGGCCGCTTTGGCCCCAAAAATTGAAGGGCCCCAAAAATCTCATAAGCATTCATCATCGTTATCAATTTATCTTATATGCCAGAGTGCTTTTCcaccaaaaaaaattatgttgctTCATATATATaaggttttggtttgttttagatAAATAATAAACATTCATCATTGTTATCAATTTATCTGATATGCGAGAGTGCTTTTCTGAGGTTTTTGTTTCCGTGCCGACCACCAAGTTTAATTTTCAATATAGAGGGggtagttttctttttctttgttttttttttcatgtttacattaGATAACAAAGAAACAGTAATTAGGTTATTAAATGTGGCATTTTccagtattttttttatttttttatttttttattttttaaatttagaatTTACTTGCAAAATCAGGTTCATATGATTGTGTGAATATAAAAAGAACAAATAAGCTGTTGGGAACCTTTAATATGAAATAAAAGATTGAGATCTAATTCacataggaaaaaaaagaagaaaaaaagtcgATGCAATTAATAAAATCCAAAGCAGACAATGAATCAACAGGAAAGGTTGGTCCAAGAACGAGAGTCAACTTCTTTAAATCCGTTATTCCTTAGTAGCTCAGTGGTAGAGTGGTCAACTGTTAACTTACTGATCTTAGGTTCAAATCCTACTTAagg
It encodes the following:
- the LOC103451694 gene encoding geranyl diphosphate phosphohydrolase-like, whose amino-acid sequence is MVEQTQNMQNGIAAPRVVVVVCLLKGKKVLLGRRRSSIGDSKFSLPSGHLEFGESFEECAARELKEETDLDIKNIELLTVTNHVFLEEAKPCHYVAIVTRAVLADEDQEPRNMEPNMCDGWDWYEWDNLPTPLFWPLEKAVQTGFNPFRP